A single genomic interval of Granulicella tundricola MP5ACTX9 harbors:
- a CDS encoding alkaline phosphatase family protein, which produces MKTHKPLAPTLALLACLAAAAAVHAAPAQTPTPPAAPHSTVIDLPGTPNSRHAQKQHYVVLVSLDGFRYDYPTKWSTTHIAALARAGATAPEGMTPSYPSITFPNHITLVTGLLPEHHGIINNRFYDPTRKESYSYKEAKTNTDGTWYTGTPLWSLAEQQHMRAASFFWPGSEALIAGERPDDYVPFEDKFPDEARLDQIITWLRLPPAQRPHLITLYYSNTDHAGHDFGPNSPEVEAQVHHVDSLMGTLREKLDATGLPVDLIIVADHGMTTVEGTWITLDQFADLTNFKTDGWLLYPNSEADAAAAYASFRAHPDPRFTVYRRADVPAYLHYTDSPREGDPVIVPNGPYVFRAHVNTSKLPTGDHGYDVTRMPEMKALFVANGPDIRPGTQLPTFPNVDIYDFISKLLNLKAAKNDGTLTPLKPALKK; this is translated from the coding sequence ATGAAAACCCACAAGCCCCTTGCCCCGACTCTGGCGCTCCTCGCCTGCCTCGCCGCCGCCGCTGCCGTTCATGCTGCCCCCGCCCAGACCCCCACCCCACCCGCCGCCCCGCACAGCACCGTCATCGACCTCCCCGGCACCCCCAACTCCCGCCACGCCCAGAAGCAGCACTACGTTGTCCTCGTCTCACTCGACGGCTTCCGCTACGACTACCCCACCAAGTGGTCCACCACCCACATCGCCGCTCTCGCCCGCGCCGGAGCCACCGCACCAGAAGGCATGACCCCGTCCTACCCCTCCATCACCTTCCCCAACCACATCACCCTCGTCACCGGCCTCCTGCCTGAGCATCACGGCATCATCAACAACCGTTTCTACGACCCCACCCGCAAAGAGTCCTACTCCTACAAAGAAGCAAAAACCAACACCGACGGCACCTGGTACACCGGCACCCCCCTCTGGTCGCTCGCCGAGCAGCAGCACATGCGCGCCGCCTCCTTCTTCTGGCCCGGCTCCGAGGCCCTGATAGCCGGGGAACGCCCCGACGACTACGTCCCCTTTGAAGATAAGTTCCCCGACGAAGCCCGCCTCGACCAGATCATCACCTGGCTCAGACTCCCGCCCGCCCAGCGCCCCCACCTCATCACCCTTTACTACTCCAACACCGACCACGCCGGCCACGACTTCGGCCCAAACTCCCCTGAAGTCGAAGCCCAGGTCCACCACGTCGATTCCCTCATGGGCACCCTCCGTGAAAAGCTCGACGCCACCGGCCTCCCCGTCGATCTCATCATCGTCGCCGACCACGGCATGACCACCGTAGAAGGCACCTGGATCACCCTCGATCAGTTCGCCGACCTCACCAACTTCAAGACCGACGGCTGGCTCCTCTACCCCAACTCAGAGGCCGACGCAGCAGCAGCCTACGCGTCCTTCCGCGCCCACCCAGACCCCCGTTTCACCGTCTACCGCCGCGCCGACGTACCCGCCTACCTCCACTACACGGACAGCCCCCGCGAAGGCGATCCCGTCATCGTCCCCAACGGCCCGTACGTCTTCCGCGCCCACGTCAACACCAGCAAACTCCCCACGGGAGACCACGGCTACGACGTCACCCGCATGCCTGAAATGAAGGCCCTCTTCGTAGCCAACGGCCCGGACATCCGCCCCGGCACCCAACTCCCCACCTTCCCCAACGTAGACATCTACGACTTCATCTCCAAGCTCCTCAACCTGAAGGCCGCCAAAAACGACGGCACCCTAACCCCCTTAAAACCCGCCCTCAAAAAGTAG
- a CDS encoding gamma-butyrobetaine hydroxylase-like domain-containing protein, whose translation MSHEGIRIVSEETARRESAAEQRLPAEVVTPLKVRVMKSEGTGVAIEWKDGHHSAWNFAWLRAGCPCATCNEERNASGRKPGEVKPSAPTGPLVLYQAPPRPVDVTPVGKYAIRFKWNDGHESGIYSWDYLRRVCQCDDCRNSSSI comes from the coding sequence ATGAGCCATGAAGGAATCCGAATCGTCAGTGAAGAGACCGCACGGCGCGAGAGCGCGGCGGAGCAGCGTCTCCCTGCTGAAGTTGTAACCCCGCTGAAGGTGCGCGTCATGAAGTCCGAGGGGACCGGCGTCGCGATCGAGTGGAAGGACGGGCATCACAGCGCCTGGAACTTTGCGTGGCTGAGGGCTGGTTGTCCGTGCGCGACCTGCAATGAGGAACGAAACGCCTCCGGCCGCAAGCCGGGCGAGGTCAAGCCTTCGGCACCCACCGGCCCGCTGGTGCTGTACCAGGCTCCGCCGCGTCCTGTGGATGTAACTCCTGTCGGCAAGTATGCGATCCGGTTCAAGTGGAACGACGGCCATGAGAGCGGGATCTACTCCTGGGACTACCTGCGGCGCGTCTGCCAGTGCGATGACTGCCGAAACTCTTCTTCAATCTGA
- a CDS encoding amidase: MPTSTDATRRRFLAVCATAGLGHTVFPGALLALATTQLAPDAAPSLPKITAAMIDNAAAIAGITIDEPLKAAMLDGLNAQRDDVQEIRKLPLPNSVAPAMVFDPVPGGMVLDTTKQPLRMSSAPDLTALTAKLTQQNPDAAAETLAFATVRELAELLRTKRVTPTTLTRMYLARLKRLDSRLHFVITLTEERALKQAAQADQEIAAGHYRGPLHGIPWGGKDLLAVKGYPTTWGAAGFEHQTFDEDAEVVKRLDAAGAILIAKLSMGALAQGDLWFGGRTRNPWNPRQGSSGSSAGSASATSAGCVAFAIGTETLGSISSPSTRCGVTGLRPTYGFVPRTGAMALSWSMDKIGPICRSVEDCALVLSVITGPDGHDLAVKPAAFNWDAEFDWRKLRVGFIKSAFDAPTMPELKAPTAGGDTEMEAYKKRVTRMQANLVRTTYDAQFNQAALSQLTKMGVHMVPVEMPKLPFAAMVPVLEAEGAAAFDELTRSGRDKLLTGQQPFDWPNNFRVARFYSAVDYIQAMRARTLAIKAMAELFTQVDVIVTPSQGIQLTATNLTGYPAVIVPNGLRGTDAPPSPNDADGALDNTGGPGTPVSLTFLGNLYSDARLAAFARAYQQATGFHKQHPQLG; the protein is encoded by the coding sequence ATGCCGACCTCAACCGACGCAACTCGCCGCCGCTTCCTCGCCGTCTGCGCCACCGCCGGCCTGGGCCACACCGTCTTCCCCGGTGCCCTCCTCGCCCTGGCCACAACGCAGTTAGCCCCGGATGCGGCCCCATCGCTGCCGAAGATCACGGCAGCGATGATCGACAACGCCGCGGCGATCGCAGGCATCACCATCGACGAGCCCCTGAAGGCCGCCATGCTCGACGGCCTCAACGCCCAGCGCGACGACGTCCAGGAGATCCGCAAGCTCCCCTTGCCGAACTCCGTCGCCCCCGCCATGGTCTTCGACCCAGTCCCCGGCGGCATGGTCCTCGACACAACAAAACAACCACTTCGCATGAGTTCCGCGCCTGACCTCACAGCGCTCACGGCAAAGCTCACCCAGCAGAACCCTGACGCAGCCGCCGAGACCCTCGCCTTCGCCACCGTCCGCGAGCTGGCCGAGTTGCTCCGCACCAAGCGCGTGACACCCACAACGCTGACACGGATGTATCTCGCCCGCCTAAAGCGGCTGGACTCCAGGCTCCACTTCGTTATCACCCTCACCGAGGAGCGCGCCCTCAAGCAGGCCGCCCAGGCCGACCAGGAGATAGCAGCCGGCCACTACCGAGGCCCCCTCCACGGCATCCCCTGGGGCGGCAAAGACCTCCTCGCCGTCAAGGGCTACCCCACCACCTGGGGGGCCGCCGGCTTCGAGCACCAGACTTTCGATGAAGACGCGGAGGTCGTCAAGCGTCTCGACGCCGCCGGTGCCATCCTCATCGCCAAGCTCAGCATGGGCGCGCTGGCACAAGGCGACCTCTGGTTCGGGGGCCGCACCCGCAACCCCTGGAACCCCCGCCAGGGCTCCAGCGGCTCCTCAGCCGGATCGGCATCCGCCACCTCGGCAGGCTGCGTAGCCTTCGCCATCGGGACGGAGACACTAGGCTCCATCTCCAGCCCGAGCACACGCTGCGGAGTCACCGGCCTCCGCCCGACCTACGGTTTCGTCCCCCGCACCGGGGCCATGGCCCTGAGCTGGAGCATGGACAAGATCGGCCCCATCTGCCGCTCCGTGGAAGACTGCGCCCTGGTTCTCTCCGTCATCACCGGACCGGACGGTCATGATCTCGCCGTCAAGCCCGCCGCCTTCAACTGGGACGCCGAGTTCGATTGGCGCAAACTCCGCGTCGGCTTCATCAAGTCCGCCTTCGACGCACCAACGATGCCCGAGCTCAAAGCGCCGACCGCTGGCGGCGACACCGAGATGGAGGCCTACAAGAAGCGCGTGACGCGCATGCAGGCCAACCTTGTCCGCACCACGTACGACGCACAGTTCAACCAGGCAGCTCTCTCCCAACTCACCAAGATGGGTGTCCACATGGTTCCAGTGGAGATGCCCAAGCTTCCCTTTGCCGCAATGGTGCCAGTCCTCGAAGCCGAGGGTGCCGCCGCCTTCGACGAGCTCACCCGCTCCGGCCGTGATAAGCTGCTGACCGGCCAGCAGCCGTTCGACTGGCCTAACAACTTCCGTGTCGCACGCTTCTACTCAGCCGTGGATTACATTCAGGCGATGCGTGCCCGCACCCTCGCCATCAAGGCCATGGCAGAGCTCTTCACGCAGGTAGACGTGATCGTCACACCGTCCCAGGGAATCCAGCTCACGGCGACCAATCTGACCGGCTACCCCGCTGTCATCGTGCCCAACGGCCTCCGGGGGACGGATGCACCACCCTCACCGAACGACGCAGATGGAGCACTGGACAACACGGGCGGACCGGGTACACCGGTCTCCCTCACCTTCCTCGGCAACCTGTACTCGGATGCTCGGCTGGCCGCGTTTGCGCGTGCTTATCAGCAGGCGACGGGCTTCCATAAGCAGCATCCACAGCTCGGATGA
- a CDS encoding sulfite exporter TauE/SafE family protein, with translation MFSSVSTHWHYLWLVTASLVAGVMNAMAGGGSFISFPAMLAMGVPPIEANATNTVALWPGQLTSLATLRGDIRRELLPVVLGTSVIGGVTGAEVLLHTRQLTFLHLIPWLLLTGALIFGISGPISRWLRARSIHAAAEHHGEPKIPSVPLALALLPICFYIGYFGAGGGFLVMTVLALFGMEQMHELNALKVVAACASNLCAIFTFIISGRILWHYCLISMVFAAVGGFVGARYAKTMNPSVLRAVVVITGVVIAGYFFWKQ, from the coding sequence ATGTTTTCTAGCGTTTCAACACATTGGCACTACCTCTGGCTCGTCACAGCCTCCCTCGTCGCGGGGGTCATGAATGCGATGGCCGGGGGCGGGTCCTTCATCTCATTTCCGGCGATGCTGGCTATGGGTGTGCCGCCGATTGAAGCGAACGCGACCAACACTGTCGCCCTCTGGCCAGGACAATTGACCTCGCTTGCCACGCTACGAGGAGATATACGCCGGGAGCTGCTGCCGGTCGTTCTTGGAACATCGGTAATCGGCGGGGTGACCGGGGCCGAGGTCCTGCTGCACACCAGACAGCTCACGTTCCTGCACCTGATTCCATGGCTGCTGCTGACCGGGGCTTTGATCTTCGGAATCAGCGGGCCGATCTCACGCTGGCTGAGGGCACGATCGATCCATGCGGCGGCGGAGCATCACGGCGAGCCGAAGATTCCAAGCGTTCCTCTGGCGCTGGCCCTGCTGCCGATCTGCTTCTACATCGGTTACTTTGGGGCGGGTGGCGGGTTCCTGGTGATGACGGTTCTGGCGCTCTTCGGCATGGAGCAGATGCACGAGTTGAATGCACTGAAGGTGGTCGCCGCCTGCGCTTCAAACCTCTGCGCTATTTTCACTTTCATCATCAGCGGCCGAATCCTGTGGCACTACTGCCTCATCTCCATGGTGTTTGCGGCGGTGGGCGGGTTCGTGGGGGCTCGTTATGCGAAGACCATGAATCCAAGCGTGCTGCGAGCTGTGGTCGTCATCACCGGTGTTGTGATTGCCGGATACTTTTTCTGGAAACAATAA
- the aspS gene encoding aspartate--tRNA ligase has translation MCGDLRAANDGQPVVLMGWVNRRRDHGNLIFLDVRDRTGITQIVLDKERGAAAHLKAESARPEFVVAAVGQVRLRDADLRNPKMPTGDIEVVATELLLLNDAKTPPFSPAEDAIANEEVRLKYRYLDLRRPEMQHNFRLRHEVARAIRNYLSDDGFLEIETPFMTRSTPEGARDYLVPSRVHAGEFYALPQSPQIFKQILMVSGFDKYFQIARCFRDEDLRADRQPEFTQIDLETTFPSQERIFRIVEGFLTAAFKAANITLQPPFVQMTYDEAIRHYGIDKPDMRLPAMTDLTDTVTPDLRTQLKIEQALPILGFVIPSAGTLSGTQKRSLIEEIRTFFGETGLDFLDVARLKTNETFAPLAAAIADEMKPAEADLVVVITPKLGTPERWNYDPQWIYKKVGALRLELAKKFADKHGLFKQTGTAADYKFCWVTDFPMYEWDEEAKVWQAAHHPFTSPHEDDITSGRLVSDKGAVRALAYDIVLNGTELGSGSIRIHRKDVQAEIFRSLGMSDEEQKARFGFFLDALEYGTPPHGGIALGLDRIVMILAGATSLREVIAFPKTARAIDLMVDAPTPVSDQQLRDLSLRTVVRT, from the coding sequence ATGTGCGGAGACCTTCGCGCCGCCAATGACGGCCAACCCGTAGTCCTCATGGGCTGGGTCAACCGCCGCCGCGACCACGGCAACTTAATCTTCCTCGACGTCCGTGACCGCACCGGAATCACCCAGATCGTACTCGATAAAGAGCGCGGTGCCGCCGCCCACCTCAAAGCCGAGTCCGCCCGGCCAGAGTTCGTCGTAGCCGCCGTCGGCCAGGTCCGCCTCCGCGACGCAGACCTTCGCAACCCGAAGATGCCCACCGGCGACATCGAGGTCGTCGCCACCGAGCTTCTGCTCCTCAACGACGCGAAGACGCCACCCTTCTCGCCCGCCGAGGACGCCATCGCCAACGAGGAGGTCCGCCTCAAGTACCGCTACCTCGACCTCCGCCGGCCGGAGATGCAGCACAACTTCAGGCTCCGCCATGAGGTCGCCCGTGCCATCCGCAACTACCTCTCGGACGACGGCTTCCTGGAGATCGAAACACCCTTCATGACCCGCTCGACTCCGGAAGGCGCGCGCGACTACCTCGTCCCCAGCCGTGTTCACGCCGGCGAGTTCTACGCCCTGCCCCAGTCCCCCCAGATCTTCAAACAGATCCTCATGGTCTCGGGCTTTGACAAGTACTTCCAGATCGCACGCTGCTTCCGCGACGAGGACCTCCGCGCAGACCGCCAGCCGGAGTTCACCCAGATCGACCTCGAAACCACGTTCCCCTCCCAGGAGCGCATCTTCCGCATCGTCGAAGGCTTCCTCACCGCAGCCTTCAAGGCCGCCAACATCACGCTCCAGCCACCCTTCGTCCAGATGACCTACGACGAAGCCATCCGCCACTATGGCATCGACAAGCCGGACATGCGCCTACCCGCCATGACCGACCTCACCGACACCGTCACCCCGGACCTCCGCACCCAGCTCAAGATCGAGCAGGCACTGCCGATCCTGGGCTTCGTCATCCCCTCCGCCGGCACCCTCAGCGGAACGCAAAAACGATCGCTCATCGAAGAGATCCGCACCTTCTTCGGCGAGACCGGCCTCGACTTCCTCGACGTCGCCCGCCTCAAGACCAACGAGACCTTCGCGCCTCTCGCTGCCGCCATCGCGGACGAGATGAAGCCCGCCGAAGCCGACCTGGTCGTCGTCATCACCCCCAAGCTCGGTACCCCCGAGCGTTGGAACTACGATCCCCAGTGGATCTACAAGAAGGTGGGTGCCCTCCGCCTTGAACTAGCCAAAAAGTTCGCGGACAAGCATGGCCTCTTCAAGCAGACCGGCACCGCAGCCGACTACAAGTTCTGCTGGGTCACCGACTTCCCCATGTACGAATGGGACGAGGAGGCCAAGGTCTGGCAGGCCGCGCACCACCCCTTCACCAGCCCGCATGAGGATGACATCACCTCCGGCCGACTGGTCAGTGACAAGGGTGCCGTCCGCGCCCTCGCCTACGACATCGTCCTCAACGGCACCGAGCTCGGATCGGGTTCCATCCGTATCCACCGCAAGGACGTGCAGGCAGAGATCTTCCGCTCCCTCGGCATGTCCGACGAGGAGCAGAAGGCACGCTTCGGCTTCTTCCTCGATGCCCTCGAGTATGGCACCCCGCCCCACGGCGGCATCGCCCTCGGCCTCGACCGCATCGTCATGATCCTCGCCGGCGCCACCAGCCTCCGCGAGGTCATAGCCTTCCCCAAGACAGCCAGGGCCATCGACCTCATGGTCGACGCCCCCACCCCCGTCTCGGACCAGCAACTCCGCGACCTGAGCTTGAGAACCGTAGTCAGAACCTAA
- a CDS encoding TetR/AcrR family transcriptional regulator yields MSSPLALPRKPRADAERNRERILEVAKDVFTRDGAAASLDEIARQSSIGNATLYRHFPTREDLIEAVYRTEVEKLAAAEQRFAAIMPPLEALRAWMLLFIDHVAEKKLIIPAMDTVPGGSLRLIEGARSTIHNAFLNAVQRAIASGDLRSDTNPDDLIRALIGVFHTTASPGWESSARRLVDILIAGSRSTSERSIAWISSPSALPEK; encoded by the coding sequence ATGTCTTCCCCACTCGCGCTCCCTAGAAAGCCCCGCGCCGACGCGGAGCGTAACCGCGAACGCATCCTCGAGGTTGCCAAGGATGTCTTCACGCGTGACGGCGCGGCCGCCAGCCTTGACGAGATAGCACGCCAATCCAGCATCGGCAACGCCACCCTCTATCGACACTTCCCCACCCGTGAGGATCTCATTGAAGCCGTCTATCGCACCGAGGTTGAAAAGCTGGCTGCGGCAGAACAGCGTTTCGCAGCCATCATGCCGCCGCTTGAGGCGCTCCGTGCCTGGATGCTCCTCTTCATCGATCACGTCGCGGAAAAGAAGCTGATCATTCCCGCCATGGACACCGTGCCCGGTGGTTCGCTGCGGCTTATAGAGGGTGCGCGCTCGACCATTCACAATGCCTTCCTCAACGCAGTCCAGCGCGCTATCGCCAGCGGCGATCTCCGCTCGGACACTAACCCCGACGACCTCATCCGCGCCCTCATCGGCGTTTTTCACACCACCGCGTCGCCCGGTTGGGAGTCCAGCGCTCGCCGCCTTGTGGACATCCTGATCGCCGGTTCGCGATCAACCTCAGAGCGCTCGATCGCCTGGATCTCATCTCCGTCAGCCCTGCCCGAAAAATAA
- a CDS encoding DUF3050 domain-containing protein: MSNALIESPATISPALEVLQERLAPLYAKLAAHPLYRSFHSVADVRMFMATHVFAVWDFMSLLKTLQRGLTSVEVPWVPTADASSRRLVNEIVLGEESDAYEGRPVSHFELYLEAMRACGAPTVTIEAVITFLNNGLSVPKALAQAGASRAAQAFVAETFRVIAGGRLHEIAAAFTFGREDLIPDIFRGFIRDQDDRLSGQLTLFRWYLDRHIEVDGDEHGPMALQMVANLCGDDELKWLEAGDAAVEAVEARLALWDAIAAELQST, translated from the coding sequence ATGAGCAACGCACTGATTGAATCGCCTGCAACCATTTCGCCTGCCCTGGAAGTTCTTCAGGAGCGTCTCGCTCCTCTTTATGCGAAGCTGGCGGCGCATCCCCTTTACCGTTCCTTTCACTCGGTGGCGGACGTCCGCATGTTCATGGCGACCCATGTTTTTGCGGTTTGGGACTTCATGAGTCTGCTGAAGACGTTGCAGCGGGGGCTGACGTCGGTAGAGGTTCCATGGGTTCCTACGGCCGATGCTTCCAGCCGTCGGTTGGTCAACGAGATCGTGCTTGGGGAAGAGTCTGATGCCTATGAAGGACGTCCTGTCAGCCACTTTGAGCTTTATCTGGAGGCGATGCGGGCGTGCGGAGCGCCAACGGTCACGATCGAGGCGGTGATTACATTTCTGAACAATGGATTGTCCGTTCCGAAGGCATTGGCTCAGGCTGGGGCTTCGAGGGCTGCACAAGCATTCGTGGCGGAGACGTTTCGCGTGATCGCGGGTGGAAGGCTGCACGAGATTGCGGCTGCGTTTACGTTTGGGCGTGAAGACCTGATCCCGGATATCTTCCGTGGCTTTATCCGAGACCAGGATGATCGGTTGAGCGGGCAACTAACGCTGTTTCGGTGGTACCTGGACCGGCACATTGAAGTGGACGGCGACGAGCATGGGCCGATGGCGCTGCAGATGGTGGCGAATCTTTGTGGCGATGATGAGTTGAAATGGCTCGAGGCGGGCGACGCGGCTGTCGAAGCCGTAGAGGCCCGCCTGGCGCTATGGGATGCGATTGCGGCGGAGTTGCAGAGCACTTAG
- a CDS encoding ATP-binding cassette domain-containing protein: MNAPLFEISGLTKQYGSKRVVDEVSFSIQRGETLGLVGESGSGKSTVARMLLRLVEPSAGQIGFDGIDLLAAKTKKMRHLRRRIQMVFQDPYAALNPRMNIRQIISEPFAIQGGFSRDAVRQRLDELMGDVGLSPDVLSRYPHEFSGGQRQRINIARALALKPEFLALDEPVSALDVSVGAQVINLLKDLQRTHGLTYLFISHSMPLVRYLADRVAVMQNGKLVEIGDVLQVCERPREAYTQRLIAATPRLPDEEWNARS, translated from the coding sequence ATGAACGCGCCTCTTTTTGAGATCAGCGGCCTGACGAAGCAGTATGGCTCCAAGCGCGTCGTCGATGAGGTTTCGTTCTCGATTCAGCGCGGAGAGACGCTGGGATTAGTCGGCGAATCCGGCTCAGGAAAGAGTACGGTCGCCCGGATGCTGTTGCGCCTGGTCGAACCGAGCGCCGGACAGATCGGCTTTGATGGCATTGACCTGCTGGCGGCGAAGACGAAGAAGATGCGGCACCTAAGGCGGCGCATTCAGATGGTGTTCCAGGACCCCTACGCGGCCCTGAACCCGCGGATGAATATTCGGCAGATCATCTCCGAGCCCTTTGCGATTCAAGGCGGCTTTTCTCGCGATGCGGTCAGGCAGAGGCTGGATGAGTTGATGGGGGACGTGGGGCTGTCTCCGGATGTGCTCTCGCGTTATCCGCACGAGTTCTCCGGCGGGCAGCGGCAGAGGATCAACATAGCCCGCGCTCTCGCCCTCAAGCCTGAGTTCCTGGCGCTCGACGAGCCGGTGAGTGCGCTGGACGTTTCTGTGGGAGCTCAGGTCATTAATCTACTAAAGGACCTGCAGCGAACGCATGGGCTCACCTACCTGTTTATCTCCCACTCGATGCCTCTGGTGCGCTACCTGGCGGACCGGGTAGCGGTGATGCAGAACGGCAAACTGGTCGAGATTGGGGATGTGCTGCAGGTGTGTGAGCGGCCCCGGGAGGCCTATACGCAGCGCCTCATCGCCGCGACGCCCCGGCTACCGGACGAAGAATGGAATGCTCGCTCTTAG
- a CDS encoding YoaK family protein, producing MPTHPASETTEHVPAAALLAITGGILDAVTYIAYGHVFANAMSGNLVFLGLEAAAGNWSQALHHIIPLCFFLIGVVAALRLRDSKLPHARLIALLVEIVTLGILGALPASFPNLILLATVSFVSAFQVTTFRHVGPFNYNSTFVTGNLREVAGGLYEAFRSPDPAIRYHSRSRARHLALICACFLLGAILGALAAVHHPTHSLWAAEPPLLTVLAILLIRPKQNQAPGTPRA from the coding sequence ATGCCCACCCATCCCGCATCCGAGACGACCGAGCACGTCCCCGCCGCCGCCCTCCTTGCCATCACCGGCGGCATCCTGGACGCAGTCACCTACATCGCCTACGGCCACGTCTTTGCCAACGCCATGAGCGGCAACCTCGTCTTCCTCGGCCTGGAAGCCGCCGCCGGAAACTGGTCCCAGGCCCTCCACCACATCATTCCACTCTGCTTCTTCCTCATCGGCGTCGTCGCCGCCCTGCGCCTGCGCGACTCCAAACTCCCCCACGCCCGCCTCATCGCCCTCCTCGTCGAGATCGTCACCCTCGGCATCCTCGGAGCCCTCCCAGCCTCCTTCCCGAACCTCATCCTCCTCGCCACCGTGAGCTTCGTCTCCGCCTTCCAGGTCACTACCTTCCGTCACGTCGGCCCCTTCAACTACAACTCCACCTTCGTCACCGGCAACCTGCGAGAGGTTGCCGGAGGCCTCTACGAAGCCTTCCGCTCCCCTGACCCCGCCATCCGCTATCACTCCCGCTCCCGAGCCCGCCATCTCGCCCTCATCTGCGCCTGTTTCCTCCTCGGCGCCATCCTCGGAGCTCTCGCCGCCGTCCATCATCCCACCCACTCCCTCTGGGCCGCCGAGCCTCCACTCCTCACCGTCCTCGCCATCCTCCTCATCCGCCCCAAACAGAATCAGGCCCCGGGAACCCCCAGGGCCTGA
- a CDS encoding DUF4142 domain-containing protein gives MNRTHLLTLAATLLTTSTLLAAPASDNDKAWQAKVSQGGMYEVEASKLATQKATAQDVKDLAVMEVHDHELVGAELKRLSLAAGLPFPSTLNPEFQQRLAKLKSNPAGPAFDAAYLEDMKQIHDKDEKLFAQESNDGSPAFKPFAAQTDRIVKRHIGALHAV, from the coding sequence ATGAACCGCACCCATCTCCTCACCCTGGCCGCCACCCTCCTCACCACCTCCACCCTCCTCGCGGCCCCCGCCTCAGACAACGACAAGGCCTGGCAAGCCAAAGTCTCTCAAGGCGGCATGTACGAGGTAGAAGCAAGCAAACTAGCCACCCAAAAGGCCACAGCCCAGGACGTCAAAGACCTCGCCGTCATGGAAGTCCACGATCACGAGCTAGTCGGCGCCGAACTAAAACGCCTCTCCCTGGCCGCCGGCCTGCCCTTCCCCTCCACCCTCAATCCCGAGTTCCAGCAGCGCCTAGCCAAACTCAAATCCAACCCCGCAGGCCCAGCGTTCGACGCCGCCTACCTCGAAGACATGAAGCAGATCCACGATAAAGACGAGAAGCTCTTCGCCCAGGAGTCCAACGATGGCTCCCCCGCCTTCAAGCCCTTCGCCGCCCAGACCGACCGCATCGTCAAACGCCACATAGGAGCCCTCCACGCCGTCTAG
- a CDS encoding SDR family oxidoreductase → MRIFVTGSTGFIGTELVNELIAAGHQVRGLTRSDAGEEQLKAVGAEVLRGDFTDLDCLRGGAKGMDAVVHLAFNHDDMAKFMQSATDEIAAIEALGSVLEPGKLLVVTSGIGMTAGAPGQARKETDPPAESQAVPRRPEQAAQAVAAKGVHVAVVRLPQVHDTRKQGLVTWLVGIAREKRVSAYVGDGANRWAAASLMDVSRLYHLAVEKTGAGVTTYHAVGEEGVSLREIAEVLGKGLGLPVISIPAEKAAEHFGPFLGHVSAMDMPAVSEWTQKALGWKPTGVGLIEDLSNMKY, encoded by the coding sequence ATGCGTATTTTTGTAACGGGATCTACGGGCTTTATCGGTACGGAGTTAGTGAATGAGCTGATTGCGGCTGGGCACCAGGTGCGCGGTCTTACGCGGAGCGACGCCGGCGAGGAGCAGTTGAAGGCGGTGGGAGCGGAGGTTCTGCGCGGAGATTTTACCGATCTGGATTGCTTGCGTGGCGGAGCCAAGGGGATGGACGCCGTGGTGCATCTGGCGTTCAATCACGATGACATGGCGAAGTTTATGCAGAGCGCCACGGACGAGATTGCGGCGATCGAGGCGTTGGGATCTGTGCTGGAGCCAGGCAAGCTGCTGGTTGTGACCTCCGGGATTGGGATGACTGCGGGCGCTCCGGGGCAGGCGCGTAAGGAGACGGACCCTCCCGCAGAGTCGCAGGCGGTGCCGCGCAGACCGGAGCAGGCGGCACAGGCCGTCGCAGCGAAGGGGGTGCATGTGGCCGTTGTTCGTCTTCCGCAGGTCCACGACACGCGCAAGCAGGGGCTGGTGACATGGCTGGTCGGGATCGCGCGTGAGAAGCGGGTTTCGGCTTACGTTGGCGATGGAGCGAATCGCTGGGCCGCTGCGTCTTTGATGGATGTCTCCCGTCTCTACCATCTGGCTGTGGAGAAGACGGGCGCTGGGGTGACGACTTATCACGCGGTGGGAGAGGAAGGCGTTTCGCTGCGGGAGATTGCGGAGGTTCTTGGCAAGGGACTTGGATTGCCGGTGATCTCTATTCCTGCTGAGAAGGCCGCTGAGCACTTTGGGCCGTTCCTGGGGCATGTCTCGGCGATGGATATGCCGGCTGTAAGCGAATGGACGCAGAAGGCGCTGGGATGGAAGCCGACTGGAGTGGGGTTGATTGAGGATCTGTCAAACATGAAGTACTGA